A window of the ANME-2 cluster archaeon genome harbors these coding sequences:
- a CDS encoding DUF1890 domain-containing protein, producing the protein MNTTLVAPKAMLLLGCPEVPVQTSLAIYLTDLLNKSGAQVVIAGNNAALELVRTADPAEQYIRDTADLDATIGALASKEVDADICYVFIHNDAGVSYLATASVLVSGECVGIIFGKNAQALGRECDDLGLANIWAKAVHNPRPLKAKIHSEVERWAVSTK; encoded by the coding sequence TTGAATACAACACTTGTTGCGCCAAAGGCCATGCTATTGCTGGGATGCCCGGAGGTGCCAGTGCAGACCAGCCTTGCGATCTATCTCACAGACCTGCTCAATAAAAGTGGTGCACAGGTCGTGATTGCAGGGAATAATGCCGCGCTGGAACTGGTCAGGACCGCTGACCCAGCAGAACAGTATATCAGGGATACCGCAGACCTCGATGCCACCATCGGCGCTCTTGCCAGCAAGGAGGTGGATGCCGATATTTGTTATGTATTCATTCACAACGATGCAGGAGTATCATATCTTGCCACTGCCAGTGTGCTGGTAAGCGGGGAATGTGTAGGCATCATTTTCGGAAAAAATGCACAGGCACTGGGACGGGAGTGTGATGACCTGGGACTTGCGAATATCTGGGCAAAGGCCGTACACAATCCCAGGCCGCTCAAAGCGAAGATACATTCAGAGGTGGAACGTTGGGCTGTATCGACGAAATGA
- a CDS encoding GNAT family N-acetyltransferase, protein MRIERFIPSRSTEVKALVLGVLAEQGFDLDPGKDSDLDDITGYYLDDGGVFFTGILEGEVIGTAAVQMVDTGKCEIRRVYMKQEFRGRGYGRQLFLQALEYAGSHYPVVTLKTDRSLVRAISLYLSSGFSVVKEEGDTLFFRMDI, encoded by the coding sequence ATGAGAATTGAGAGATTCATTCCCTCCAGGAGTACTGAAGTAAAGGCTCTGGTTCTCGGAGTGCTTGCTGAGCAGGGATTCGATCTTGACCCCGGTAAGGACTCTGACCTGGATGATATCACAGGTTATTACCTTGATGATGGCGGCGTGTTCTTTACCGGGATACTTGAGGGGGAGGTCATAGGCACTGCCGCGGTGCAGATGGTGGATACCGGAAAATGCGAAATTCGTCGTGTATATATGAAGCAGGAGTTCAGAGGCAGGGGGTATGGCAGGCAATTGTTCCTGCAAGCTCTCGAATATGCCGGGTCCCATTATCCAGTTGTTACGTTAAAAACCGACAGGTCTCTTGTCAGGGCGATCAGTTTGTACCTGAGTTCTGGTTTTTCGGTGGTAAAAGAGGAAGGAGACACCCTGTTCTTTAGAATGGATATATGA
- a CDS encoding translin family protein, giving the protein MLSKISARLFEHFEVKDIAREHALKLSRTVVRLSSSAIKSIHRKQFDQAKDIIVEAGTINTEIKSILADHPELYFAGFVEQAQQEFAEATILYCIINENRIPDTSEIDVEDPAYLMGLGDVVGELRRVILDLIRLDKPTEGEKYLDIMDDIYTTILFFDFPDALLRGLRHKGDVARSLVERTRGELTNAIGHEKLKERMSELEKKLE; this is encoded by the coding sequence ATGCTTTCTAAGATCTCAGCGCGACTTTTTGAGCATTTTGAAGTAAAAGATATTGCAAGGGAACATGCGTTAAAACTGTCTCGCACCGTGGTACGGCTCAGCAGCAGTGCCATCAAGTCCATCCACAGAAAGCAATTTGACCAGGCAAAAGATATCATTGTAGAAGCCGGTACAATAAATACTGAAATAAAATCCATACTTGCGGACCATCCTGAACTGTACTTTGCCGGGTTTGTAGAGCAGGCCCAGCAGGAATTTGCCGAAGCCACCATACTTTATTGCATTATTAATGAGAACAGGATCCCCGACACTTCAGAAATAGATGTTGAAGACCCTGCATACCTGATGGGATTAGGGGATGTAGTAGGAGAACTGAGGCGTGTAATCCTTGACCTTATCAGGCTTGATAAACCTACTGAGGGTGAAAAATACCTGGATATTATGGATGACATATATACAACTATTTTATTCTTTGATTTTCCTGACGCGTTGCTAAGGGGATTGAGACATAAAGGAGATGTGGCGCGCAGTCTTGTCGAACGCACGCGTGGCGAACTGACCAATGCCATAGGGCACGAAAAGCTTAAAGAACGTATGTCTGAACTTGAAAAAAAGCTGGAATAG
- a CDS encoding methanogenesis marker 14 protein, with the protein MTNPVTILFNHIFGPKPRISKSPYVRLLDLKSKPYFIVASVEVGNTTTKSILTATNLETGKTSLVNKTVKMTRDVRSPRPNEEIFGKTLTGVPFTRESVAELVHDTLIESVKSASLDIKEDLHFVVRSTGVVAGFDSPDEVGNFVKALADGCMIAGVPPKNMIPAMSIENVHSRFRKFSLIKKIVFTGAVGGVLPPTGASGLEIVANEMEGELATAGIKEGAKWAGIDFRNPCASIDFGTTLDGRITNDDSPYAKTIGNFAGYAGAIPDAIIKGTHLVDEKVGTALDLFNNKPVGLFTWMRRGKVIQEYAAKLNELISIEVVPDNVTRYGSVPVNPMAAREIGVTLIGCDVGKNGSGLEKLSQMGSEIYKRYGLSTLFAVVDTVCADMAQRMVKVAMDENLVTEKSAIGFTGRAAITGCKPRLILNRIQKLGMYDSPENNVVFVDDGLARGAAVMARCMNSLGTPKNPLGGSRGNKCVLGERMKLQGSGRIDEKEMQKLTSRGSGIGRSMS; encoded by the coding sequence ATGACAAATCCTGTAACAATTCTGTTCAACCATATCTTCGGTCCAAAACCCAGAATATCCAAAAGTCCATACGTCAGATTGCTGGACCTGAAATCCAAACCGTACTTTATCGTAGCTTCCGTTGAAGTTGGCAATACTACTACCAAATCCATTCTCACTGCCACCAACCTGGAGACAGGGAAAACCAGTCTGGTCAATAAGACCGTAAAGATGACCCGGGACGTAAGGAGTCCCAGGCCTAATGAGGAGATATTCGGGAAGACCCTCACTGGGGTGCCGTTTACAAGGGAATCTGTGGCCGAACTGGTGCACGACACGCTCATAGAATCAGTGAAGAGTGCCAGTCTTGATATCAAGGAAGACCTTCATTTTGTGGTGCGCTCAACCGGTGTCGTGGCAGGATTTGATTCTCCTGATGAGGTTGGTAATTTTGTCAAAGCCCTGGCAGACGGATGCATGATAGCGGGAGTGCCGCCTAAGAATATGATCCCTGCTATGTCAATCGAGAATGTACACAGTCGCTTCAGGAAATTCAGCCTGATCAAGAAGATAGTATTTACCGGTGCAGTGGGTGGCGTGCTTCCTCCAACAGGTGCTTCTGGTCTTGAAATTGTCGCAAATGAGATGGAAGGTGAACTGGCAACTGCAGGTATCAAGGAAGGTGCGAAATGGGCTGGGATCGATTTCAGGAACCCATGTGCATCTATTGATTTTGGGACCACGCTTGATGGCCGTATCACCAATGACGACAGTCCTTATGCAAAAACCATCGGGAATTTTGCTGGGTATGCCGGCGCAATCCCTGATGCTATCATAAAGGGTACACACCTGGTAGATGAAAAGGTAGGTACTGCCCTTGACCTTTTCAATAACAAACCGGTTGGACTATTTACCTGGATGCGCCGTGGCAAGGTCATACAGGAATATGCTGCAAAACTGAATGAACTGATATCTATTGAAGTAGTGCCTGATAATGTGACCCGGTATGGCAGTGTGCCGGTAAATCCCATGGCTGCCAGGGAAATTGGCGTAACTCTTATCGGATGTGATGTGGGGAAAAATGGTTCTGGCCTGGAGAAACTCTCACAGATGGGAAGTGAGATATATAAACGCTACGGTCTTTCTACCCTGTTCGCAGTAGTGGATACGGTATGTGCAGATATGGCACAACGGATGGTAAAGGTTGCCATGGACGAAAATCTGGTCACCGAAAAAAGTGCCATCGGATTTACAGGGCGCGCAGCCATTACAGGATGCAAACCCAGGTTGATACTCAACCGGATACAAAAACTGGGCATGTACGATTCACCGGAGAACAATGTGGTGTTCGTGGATGACGGACTGGCCAGGGGTGCTGCGGTCATGGCACGATGCATGAATTCACTGGGCACTCCCAAAAATCCACTTGGCGGCAGCAGGGGGAATAAGTGTGTCCTGGGAGAGCGCATGAAGTTACAGGGCAGCGGGCGTATTGATGAAAAAGAGATGCAAAAACTGACATCCAGAGGGTCAGGTATAGGACGTTCAATGTCATAG
- a CDS encoding 7-carboxy-7-deazaguanine synthase QueE, with amino-acid sequence MTGPVFLGEIFNSIQGEGIFTGMRQVFVRFLGCPLHCDYCDTPQSRKPTAPVCKVETVPGTGEFREVPNPIVMEELVEIINELWSPATRHLSLTGGEPLEHAEFIDELSRLVDYPLYLETNGCLPDEARKVQYVVDVAACDIKLPEHNASDDYRSLLKAELETVGIFYEAGAVTFTKCVVTDRTSDDALQIIASSLSDIDETLPMIVQPVTPCPGFEPPAGGRLLELMDVAGEFLMDVRAIPQVHKMMGQL; translated from the coding sequence ATGACAGGACCGGTATTTCTCGGCGAGATTTTCAATTCCATCCAGGGTGAGGGTATCTTCACGGGTATGCGCCAGGTGTTTGTCAGGTTCCTGGGCTGTCCCCTGCATTGTGACTATTGTGATACTCCGCAGTCCAGAAAGCCTACAGCTCCGGTCTGTAAGGTTGAAACGGTCCCTGGCACCGGTGAGTTCAGGGAGGTTCCCAATCCTATTGTTATGGAGGAGCTGGTTGAGATTATCAATGAGCTCTGGTCACCTGCCACACGGCACCTGTCCCTGACCGGGGGCGAGCCGCTGGAGCATGCGGAGTTTATTGATGAACTATCAAGGCTGGTGGATTATCCCCTGTATCTTGAGACCAACGGGTGCCTGCCTGATGAAGCCCGGAAGGTGCAATACGTGGTGGACGTGGCTGCCTGTGATATCAAGCTGCCGGAACACAATGCTTCAGATGATTACCGTTCGCTGTTGAAGGCTGAACTGGAGACGGTGGGTATATTCTACGAGGCAGGGGCTGTAACCTTTACAAAGTGTGTGGTGACCGACAGGACTTCGGATGATGCTTTGCAGATCATTGCCAGCAGCCTGTCTGATATTGATGAGACCCTGCCCATGATAGTGCAGCCGGTGACTCCCTGCCCGGGTTTCGAGCCGCCGGCCGGGGGCAGGCTGCTGGAACTGATGGATGTGGCAGGGGAGTTTCTTATGGATGTGCGGGCGATTCCGCAGGTGCATAAGATGATGGGGCAGTTGTGA
- a CDS encoding DUF1894 domain-containing protein, which yields MGCIDEMNYEVLLSKVTFKECAKYLSSNYQELYNVQPGYRMFDVFIIGVPPIYVGVDGDNIIFPYTKPCHGTFILRINSPEEIERLKKTARKVKKSGAK from the coding sequence TTGGGCTGTATCGACGAAATGAACTATGAGGTGCTGCTCTCCAAGGTCACGTTCAAGGAATGTGCCAAATACCTCAGTTCCAACTACCAGGAACTCTATAATGTCCAGCCAGGGTATCGCATGTTCGATGTGTTCATTATCGGTGTACCACCTATCTATGTGGGAGTGGACGGTGATAATATCATATTCCCCTATACGAAACCATGCCATGGTACCTTTATACTCAGGATCAACAGCCCTGAGGAGATTGAAAGACTTAAAAAAACAGCCCGTAAAGTGAAGAAAAGTGGAGCGAAATAG
- a CDS encoding tRNA (guanine(10)-N(2))-dimethyltransferase, with protein MKTSVIGEGNISIRLPLSDDSPELTTSSASVFYNPEMELNRDITVAAISGFIERIEVESAFLSYADVMSASGIRGIRMASEVGLKCWLNDWNQEAYEQIQENINLNHLEGTCIASHQNANTLLHQEQFDIVDLDPFGSPAPFIDAAARSARRLLCITATDTAPLCGAHLKSGIRKYAAVPLNTEYHREMGARVLLGAAARALSRRDKGMTVLLTHVTRHYVRVYLEITKGVLFADTTMEKMGVISHCFHCGFRSWKYGLLPEPVSGCPNCGKSLKFAGPLWLGAIHDHDFCRTVLDELKHRKTGKCKDAVKIIELCRDEIEIPTYYDQHWLCKRNKISAGPINELVEELISAGFSTSRTHFSGTGFKTDACLDRINKTLHELDTRRKNHR; from the coding sequence ATGAAGACATCAGTCATTGGTGAGGGGAATATCAGCATCAGGCTTCCCCTTTCTGATGATTCGCCAGAGCTTACTACTTCTTCTGCATCAGTATTTTACAATCCAGAGATGGAATTGAACCGTGATATTACGGTGGCAGCTATTTCGGGATTTATAGAACGAATAGAAGTTGAATCCGCTTTTCTCTCCTATGCAGATGTTATGTCAGCCTCTGGTATCAGGGGTATTCGTATGGCCAGTGAAGTGGGGTTGAAGTGCTGGCTCAATGACTGGAATCAGGAAGCTTACGAACAGATACAGGAAAATATTAATCTGAATCACCTTGAAGGAACATGCATTGCCTCACACCAGAATGCTAATACATTGTTGCATCAGGAACAGTTTGATATTGTTGACCTTGACCCATTTGGCTCTCCTGCACCATTCATAGACGCTGCAGCCCGCTCGGCCCGACGATTGCTATGCATCACTGCCACCGATACTGCGCCACTGTGTGGTGCTCACCTGAAGTCAGGAATTCGCAAGTATGCGGCCGTGCCACTGAACACCGAATACCATCGGGAAATGGGGGCGCGTGTCCTGCTGGGTGCGGCAGCACGGGCACTGTCACGGCGGGATAAGGGAATGACTGTACTGCTCACCCACGTTACACGCCATTATGTCAGAGTATATCTCGAGATTACCAAGGGGGTGCTATTTGCTGATACGACCATGGAGAAGATGGGGGTTATCAGTCACTGCTTCCATTGTGGCTTCAGGTCATGGAAATATGGGCTTCTACCTGAACCGGTGTCCGGGTGTCCCAACTGCGGGAAATCCCTCAAATTCGCCGGACCTTTGTGGCTGGGCGCTATCCATGATCATGATTTCTGCCGTACTGTGCTGGACGAACTCAAACACCGGAAGACCGGAAAATGTAAAGATGCGGTGAAGATCATCGAACTTTGCAGGGATGAGATAGAAATTCCCACATACTATGACCAGCACTGGCTATGCAAGCGCAACAAAATTTCAGCCGGACCTATCAATGAACTGGTCGAAGAGCTCATATCTGCAGGTTTCAGTACATCACGTACGCATTTTTCCGGCACTGGTTTTAAGACCGATGCGTGTCTGGACAGGATAAATAAAACACTGCATGAACTTGATACCAGGAGGAAAAATCACCGATAG
- a CDS encoding 30S ribosomal protein S17e, giving the protein MGIRPSYIKSLANQLLNEKGDVFTGDFEANKPLVTQFTDVQSKVIRNRIAGYITRKKNRQPYIR; this is encoded by the coding sequence ATGGGAATCAGACCAAGCTATATTAAATCTCTTGCAAATCAATTATTGAATGAGAAAGGCGATGTATTTACTGGTGATTTTGAAGCAAACAAGCCTCTTGTCACCCAGTTCACCGATGTCCAGAGTAAGGTTATCAGGAACCGCATAGCCGGATACATCACAAGGAAGAAGAACAGACAGCCTTATATCAGGTAA
- a CDS encoding NifU family protein, with protein sequence MSANNYLITGSEMMEESINEIMSRFQKSLQADGGDIELVDISNGIVKVRITRTTVPVTFSRFLRDYRTREGITCGKCRIPTSTIVGALESALKEKVQGITKVEVVK encoded by the coding sequence ATGTCTGCAAATAATTATCTCATCACAGGGAGTGAGATGATGGAAGAATCAATTAACGAGATCATGTCCAGATTCCAAAAAAGCCTCCAGGCCGATGGGGGGGATATTGAACTGGTGGATATTTCGAATGGGATTGTCAAAGTACGAATTACGAGGACCACGGTTCCTGTTACTTTCAGTAGGTTTTTGAGGGATTACAGGACAAGGGAGGGAATTACATGTGGTAAGTGCCGTATACCTACAAGTACTATTGTCGGCGCACTGGAATCTGCACTGAAAGAAAAGGTGCAGGGAATAACAAAGGTGGAAGTTGTGAAATAG
- a CDS encoding amidohydrolase: MNNTDKQFRNWIIARRREFHRIPEVSFAEFRTQEKVIGILKELGLKGRPIANTGVIATIRGNGPGSTIALRADMDGLEVAEELTSINREYISQHPGFMHACGHDAHISIILGAARLLIHERDTFKGAVRLIFQPGEEQPPGGAIEVIRDGGLEGVDAIVGLHVFSNIDSGEIKFRAGPFMATSNIMTIRLTGKGGHHLSPHLCIDPISMASRFIGRIKGDIELRVPKERFTLGFGKVAGGSQFNRTPDEAEILGSFRTFDSKDSAIIEDTIRHTLDGIMDEYDNELFQGLPVYGLEVMHGYPVLVNDPVFSRQALATLKAHFPVVSEDIEPFFGAEDFAHYLDEIPGVYMGLGTRNVGKGIIESNHSSRFDIDEDILVRGAEMLTTIVLDYLDQPGHYLP; this comes from the coding sequence GTGAACAATACCGATAAGCAGTTCAGGAACTGGATTATTGCCCGGCGGCGTGAGTTCCACAGGATACCTGAGGTAAGTTTTGCAGAGTTCCGGACACAGGAAAAGGTTATAGGGATATTAAAAGAGCTGGGGCTTAAAGGAAGACCGATCGCAAACACCGGGGTTATAGCCACTATTCGGGGAAACGGGCCCGGTAGTACCATTGCACTTCGTGCCGATATGGACGGGCTGGAAGTTGCTGAAGAGCTCACGTCTATAAACCGGGAGTATATCTCACAGCATCCTGGTTTTATGCATGCATGCGGGCATGATGCTCATATTTCTATAATACTTGGTGCTGCACGGTTGCTTATACACGAACGCGATACTTTCAAAGGTGCTGTCAGGTTGATTTTCCAGCCTGGCGAGGAGCAACCGCCCGGAGGTGCAATAGAAGTGATCAGGGATGGTGGGCTGGAAGGAGTAGATGCGATTGTCGGGCTGCATGTTTTCAGTAACATCGATTCAGGAGAGATCAAATTCAGGGCAGGGCCGTTCATGGCTACTTCAAATATCATGACCATCAGGTTAACGGGTAAGGGCGGGCATCATTTAAGTCCGCACCTGTGCATCGACCCCATTTCCATGGCATCCCGGTTCATCGGCCGTATAAAGGGGGATATTGAACTACGGGTGCCCAAAGAGAGGTTCACTCTGGGGTTTGGGAAGGTAGCGGGAGGGTCACAGTTCAACAGGACACCGGACGAAGCGGAAATACTGGGCAGTTTCCGTACCTTCGACAGTAAAGATTCTGCCATTATCGAGGACACTATCAGGCACACGCTGGATGGCATAATGGACGAATATGACAATGAGCTATTCCAGGGACTACCCGTGTATGGGCTGGAGGTAATGCATGGATATCCGGTACTGGTCAACGACCCGGTATTTTCCAGGCAGGCGCTTGCCACACTCAAAGCACATTTCCCTGTAGTAAGTGAAGATATCGAACCGTTCTTTGGAGCAGAGGATTTTGCCCATTACCTGGATGAGATACCTGGCGTGTACATGGGTCTGGGCACAAGGAACGTTGGGAAAGGTATCATTGAGAGCAATCATTCCAGCAGGTTCGATATTGACGAGGATATACTTGTCAGGGGTGCTGAGATGTTGACCACCATCGTGCTGGACTACCTGGACCAACCTGGCCACTATTTGCCATGA
- the sepS gene encoding O-phosphoserine--tRNA ligase, with protein sequence MKFDPEEIKKAAKEDFDAAWNRGKEYLTQPTIPDQYPRFKLGYGKPHPIYDTIQKLREAYLHLGFTEASNPLIVEDREIHKQFGYEALAVLDRCFYLAGLPRPNVGISDERIIRIKEIIEVDDAGIDTIRKILHSYKKGEIEGDDLVPEISHRLDVPDSKVAVMLDHVFPEFRELAPIGSNKTLRSHMTSGWFISLGAMVERVRPPIRLFSVDRCFRREQQEDATRLMTYFSASCVIMDPEVTVEHGKAVAAGLLSQFGFEKFSFRPDEKRSKYYIPDTQIEVFAYHPGLVGSSTKYSDGWVEVATFGIYSPSALAQYDIPYPVMNLGLGVERLAMILHNSTDVRALTYPQFPVYENEWKMKDEELAGMVSVEKAPATREGWDIQRAIVRVCEEHGNDASPCEFLAWEGMVMGRSVKVWVSEPEENTKLCGPAAMNHIVVVDGDVLGLPDSPKYEKKFSQGTVANLRYIEAFAALAAKEIESASVNGDATETRVRIVKVPSEVNVKLGPIAQRYITGHKKKIDLRGPVFTTVRSEFN encoded by the coding sequence ATGAAATTTGACCCTGAAGAGATTAAGAAAGCGGCAAAAGAAGATTTTGATGCTGCCTGGAACCGTGGAAAAGAGTACCTAACACAACCGACTATTCCGGACCAGTATCCCAGGTTCAAACTGGGTTACGGGAAACCCCATCCGATTTACGATACTATTCAGAAACTGCGGGAAGCCTATCTCCACCTGGGATTTACCGAAGCCTCAAACCCATTGATCGTGGAAGACAGGGAGATACACAAGCAATTCGGGTATGAAGCACTGGCTGTCCTGGACCGCTGTTTTTACCTTGCAGGCTTGCCCAGGCCCAATGTCGGCATCTCTGATGAGCGGATAATCCGTATTAAGGAGATCATCGAGGTAGATGATGCCGGGATAGATACCATTCGCAAGATCTTGCATTCATACAAGAAAGGTGAAATTGAAGGCGATGACCTGGTGCCTGAGATATCCCACCGGCTGGATGTGCCTGACTCTAAAGTAGCAGTAATGCTTGACCATGTTTTTCCAGAATTCAGGGAACTGGCACCAATCGGTTCCAATAAGACCCTGAGAAGCCATATGACCTCTGGCTGGTTCATTTCATTGGGGGCAATGGTTGAACGCGTCCGACCTCCGATCAGGCTCTTCAGCGTGGACAGGTGTTTCAGGCGGGAACAGCAGGAAGATGCGACCCGCTTGATGACCTATTTCTCTGCATCATGTGTCATCATGGACCCTGAGGTTACCGTCGAACATGGTAAGGCCGTAGCCGCCGGGTTATTGTCACAGTTCGGTTTTGAGAAGTTCAGTTTCAGGCCCGATGAGAAGCGCAGTAAGTACTACATACCGGATACCCAGATAGAGGTATTCGCCTACCACCCGGGCCTGGTAGGCAGCAGCACAAAATACAGTGACGGATGGGTCGAAGTGGCCACGTTCGGCATATATTCCCCATCTGCCCTTGCCCAGTACGACATACCCTACCCGGTAATGAATCTGGGCCTGGGTGTGGAGCGGCTGGCCATGATACTGCACAACTCAACTGACGTGCGCGCCCTTACCTACCCCCAGTTCCCGGTATACGAGAACGAATGGAAGATGAAGGACGAGGAACTGGCAGGCATGGTATCTGTGGAAAAGGCACCCGCAACCAGGGAAGGATGGGATATCCAGCGCGCCATTGTCAGGGTATGCGAGGAGCATGGTAACGATGCCAGCCCGTGCGAGTTCCTGGCATGGGAAGGTATGGTGATGGGCCGGAGCGTTAAGGTATGGGTAAGTGAACCTGAAGAAAATACAAAGCTGTGCGGACCTGCAGCCATGAACCATATTGTGGTGGTGGATGGCGATGTACTTGGTCTGCCTGATTCACCCAAGTACGAGAAGAAGTTCAGTCAGGGTACGGTGGCGAACCTGAGGTATATCGAAGCCTTTGCTGCCCTGGCTGCAAAAGAAATCGAGTCTGCCTCAGTGAATGGGGATGCGACTGAAACGAGAGTACGTATCGTGAAAGTGCCTTCCGAAGTGAATGTGAAGCTTGGCCCCATTGCCCAGCGCTACATTACCGGGCACAAGAAGAAGATCGACCTTCGCGGTCCGGTTTTTACAACTGTCAGGTCTGAATTTAATTAA
- a CDS encoding cytochrome P460 family protein, with protein sequence MSRKKEIVIVLLILTSVSLILGCTGIGQIGNTSPQKEVSANGKELYDHITIENYYQNWSYWPGKGEFEPAREPHGDFSTTYVSNTSLSSIENKEGNMSAGSIIVKNNYDDNKELVAITAMYKSDGFDPEHNDWFWVKYSPDGTIESEGMIAECNECHGMKKSNDYIFTGKLTEGITEPVTAIQNATQTPVATPTPEPTPRPEPTNVSIWIEGFGFTPRKNMVINMGDTVVWWNREKFKNPRDIISEEGLWDETVHLNFMKKFYYTFNETGTYNFSLKYNEVGSRQMITVI encoded by the coding sequence ATGTCAAGAAAAAAAGAAATCGTCATTGTCCTGTTAATACTGACATCTGTATCATTGATTCTGGGATGTACTGGTATCGGCCAAATTGGGAATACAAGTCCTCAAAAAGAGGTTAGCGCTAATGGTAAGGAACTGTATGACCATATTACCATTGAGAATTATTATCAGAACTGGTCATACTGGCCTGGGAAAGGTGAATTTGAACCGGCACGTGAACCTCATGGAGACTTTTCGACTACATATGTATCTAATACTTCCCTGTCCTCAATAGAAAATAAGGAAGGGAATATGTCAGCCGGGAGTATCATCGTCAAGAATAATTACGATGATAATAAGGAACTGGTTGCAATTACAGCCATGTACAAATCGGATGGATTTGACCCTGAACATAATGACTGGTTCTGGGTAAAATATTCGCCCGATGGAACTATCGAGTCAGAAGGAATGATTGCGGAGTGCAACGAATGCCATGGGATGAAAAAGAGTAATGATTATATCTTTACCGGTAAATTGACTGAGGGAATTACCGAACCTGTTACTGCTATACAGAATGCTACCCAGACACCAGTTGCTACACCCACTCCTGAACCGACACCCAGGCCAGAACCTACGAATGTATCGATATGGATCGAAGGATTCGGATTCACACCCCGCAAAAATATGGTAATTAACATGGGAGATACTGTTGTATGGTGGAATCGTGAAAAATTCAAAAATCCACGTGATATTATAAGTGAAGAAGGATTATGGGACGAAACGGTACACCTGAATTTCATGAAGAAATTCTATTACACTTTCAATGAAACAGGGACCTATAATTTCAGTCTTAAGTACAATGAAGTTGGGTCAAGGCAGATGATAACCGTAATATGA
- the mch gene encoding methenyltetrahydromethanopterin cyclohydrolase, whose amino-acid sequence MLSVNEKGLEIAEEMMDWAEELKVKAIELKNDARVIDCGVNVSGSYDAGLMFTDICMGGFCTTNVSVHKVGDIPLAFIDVTTDHPAISCLGAQKAGWQISVDKYFAMGSGPARALALKPKHTYERIQYEDDYDHAVIALESNKIPDEKVIQFIADACNVPVENTIALVAPTASIVGSVQVSGRVVETGIFKLNELGFDTTRIVSGTGTAPIAPVVKDDLKAMGCTNDSVIYYGSIVLTTRGFDEELFKQVPSSTSSDYGKPFFKTFKDGGYDFYKIDPNIFAPAEMTVNDLDTGMTYHAGHLNAEVILESYGISGI is encoded by the coding sequence ATGTTAAGTGTTAATGAAAAGGGACTTGAGATCGCTGAAGAGATGATGGATTGGGCCGAGGAGCTTAAGGTCAAGGCCATTGAGCTCAAGAACGATGCACGTGTTATTGACTGCGGTGTGAATGTAAGCGGCAGTTACGATGCAGGACTGATGTTTACCGATATTTGCATGGGGGGTTTTTGCACCACCAATGTAAGCGTGCATAAGGTAGGTGATATTCCGCTGGCGTTCATTGACGTGACAACCGACCACCCTGCCATCTCATGCCTGGGGGCACAGAAAGCGGGCTGGCAGATCAGTGTGGATAAGTATTTCGCAATGGGTTCAGGTCCGGCACGGGCACTTGCTTTAAAACCCAAGCACACGTATGAGAGGATCCAGTATGAAGATGACTATGACCATGCTGTGATAGCCCTGGAATCCAATAAAATCCCTGATGAGAAGGTTATACAGTTCATTGCTGATGCCTGTAATGTGCCTGTAGAGAACACGATCGCCCTGGTTGCACCCACTGCCAGTATCGTGGGTTCGGTACAGGTATCGGGCAGGGTAGTGGAGACCGGTATCTTCAAGCTCAATGAACTGGGTTTCGATACGACCAGGATCGTGAGTGGTACCGGGACTGCACCTATTGCACCGGTCGTCAAGGATGACCTGAAAGCCATGGGTTGCACGAATGACAGTGTTATCTACTATGGTTCAATTGTACTGACGACCAGGGGATTTGATGAAGAACTGTTCAAGCAGGTCCCATCTTCAACGTCTTCAGATTACGGTAAACCGTTCTTCAAGACGTTCAAGGATGGCGGGTATGATTTCTACAAGATAGATCCCAATATCTTTGCACCTGCAGAGATGACGGTAAATGACCTGGATACAGGTATGACCTATCACGCCGGTCACCTGAACGCTGAGGTTATTCTGGAATCATACGGCATCAGCGGGATTTAA